The Brassica napus cultivar Da-Ae chromosome C7, Da-Ae, whole genome shotgun sequence genomic interval cgaaaatacggagccaactattctatatgaagataacgcggcatgtgttgctcaaacgaaggaaggatatatcaaaagcgatagaacgaagcatattcatccgaagttcttctcatacactcaagagctcgtgaaaaggaaagagattgaagtaagatatgtccaatcatgcgacaatgaagctgacctcttcacaaaatcactccctacctcggtattcagaaaacacatccataacattgggatgcgccatcagaaggatctatgactgttcattcgagggggagcttacgtagttgtactctttttaccttactatggtttttcccattgggttttcctggaaaggtttttaacgaggcaacaaagacgttaagcgagagcggagagtgacactggtccccaagggggagtgttacgaaactTAATGTCAAACAAAGAGGCGCACACATATGTTGAATAATAAAAGATGTGGGTCCCACTgtcactatttgcacagtgatttttcttctataaatacgAAGTTTTGCGATCATTTGTAAAAGATAAGAACACACAATCCTTCTCCTTCTAATAACACATCCTCTCTtcttatcagtgttatcttcttcatacgggtataaaattttgctttgtttaaattcccgcgatacaataaaatttcagtattttttataacaagATTCATTTTTTCCTCATTCATATTCTTTAATTGCATTATATTTGTTGTATACTCTATAGTCAACTAACTAGAAGAAAAAACACTTTATGTAAGAGATTGTAGTTTTATAGGTTGGTATCATTACAATACGTTGAAGATTGTTTCTAAATTTCCTACCTCGTTACCCAAAATGAACCCCAAAACATTATAGAGAAGAATGAACCAAAGTTACAAGTCTGTGTAGTAGTTCGTGTACGATTTTTACAGTTTCCTCTTCAGCTTTCTTCTGATCTCACAGAAACATCTATACATCCGGAACAACAATCGACGGTTCCTTTCCCTAGCTTGAGATCAAATGTGGCTTTGATGTTCTCATGTCAACTACGGAAACACCATCAAGAATCGTGAAGAGAACCTTGGATCATTTGTGATATAAGCTTTGCACTCTCTGAACGATACAGACCTCCTTTGAAACCAATCTGATGATACAGATGAAAGAAAAGACAGTCTAAAAGTTGAGTTTGTGCCAAAGGTGTGTAGAGAAACAGGAGGACATAGATGTTTTAGATATACCTCAGTTGAGCTATCGGGAGAGAACCACCGTAAGAGCACTCCTAAATGTACAACGGCCGGTATCAACTTGAATAGAAATGGTGTCGTTACCTGCAACATATTCACTTTAACTGTTAAACactattgatttttcttttatgtacATGGTCACTTTAAGTGAATATGGTGTGGTGTGGACCATACTAGGCTAAGAGCAGTTGTTCCAAGAAGCAGGAGGTACAGTTTGCTCTgcgaataaaaacaaaaccctTCACTGTTATCACTCCACCATAAGCAAATTATGAGTAAGCTATAGTGGTACCACATTTTCTGGAAGATATAAGCTTAGTTGCATCTAAGAAACTAAAGAGGCATTTGATTGCTTACCTCAATTAGGTGAAGATTAGATGCTCGACTTAGCAGAACAAAAGCAAATTCCCCAATCTGCGCAAGCGACATTCCAACCTATTGACAAGAAATCTGTAAGGCCTCTCACTACGAGAAGGTTCTGGAGCAATGTGAAAGCAAAAAGAAGGGTTCACTTCTTACAAGTACTGCAGTTTTGTTATTGTATCCAAAGACTTTAACAACGATTGCAACTACCACGGTCTTTATCACTATCACCAGTAACACGGCTGCTACCAGAATATCAACATGGTTCCACAAGAAGTGCATATGTATCAACATTCCAATACTAGCAAGGAACAGCGCTGCAAAAAAGTTTCGGATGGGTTCCACCTGAAAGGGAGGCACAGGAACGGTAAGAACGGCTCTATATGGTCGAATAAATTTGTGCATAAAAGGGAAATGTGTTTCATAGAGTCACCAATAAATATATAAGCAACAAAAGACACTTTTTAACATGAGAGTGTCcaaagaaaatggaaaaagaTCCTCAAGTTCAAGGAGTGAAAGTTGACTTCTTACTTGTTCAAGAGTATGCTGAGCGAGATCAGTTGTTGAAATCATCACTCCTGCCGCAAAGGAACCCAACTCAAGACTTAGACCGAGCTTGTCACTACACTGAAGAAGCCAAAACAATACTGACTTTATGAGTTTGAAAATCTGAGATAACACATGTGCAAACAGCCAATAGATAAGAAGAACAAAGGGATCAGACTGACCCAAGCGACAAGCAAACAAAATGCTACAGCGGCCAACTGGTAGAGCTCGTTAGTCTGTCAGAGATTGACGAACGCTTATGTTGATAAACATTTTAAGACCAAATATGGAAGCAGGTAAAAAAAGGTGTGTATACCTGAGAAGAAAGGCTTGTCATAAGTTTTAGAAACCAAGGTACCCAGGTACGTGACAATACAAACAAAGCAGCCAAAAACGCAATCAAAATAGCCAACCTGGAAAGAAATTACCACACGGCCAAAAGAAATGAAGTGTCAAGAACTTGGTTTCATTAGACCACATCATAACAAGTGAAAAAAGAAGCAGGATACTGTCAAATATTTTCACAGAACTTCTAGGTAAATCGAATGCATACGATTTAGCCATGGACAACATTCCTTGTAGGACACCAGATGTGCCACCAAGAACCGGAAGGAGAGCAAAAAGCAAACCCACAGCACAATCCTAGATATTCATGAAACCATATATTAAAATCTAATGAAAGCAACTGTCACATACAACATATTAACTGATGAAATCCAGTTGCATACAAAAGGGTAAGCGGAAACAGTAGCCTGTAAAAATCATGATACTATGCTATTGTTTGGAGAGTGACTAAGTAGATACCTGAAGGATAAGTGTTCCAACGGTTATCTGGCCGTGTAGAGCACTTATGCTATTTCTTTCCATTAAAAATTTCAAGACCTGATACAAGAATCATGGAAAGGTAATAATAACATATTAGGGTCAAGCCTAAACATAAATTCAAGGACACCTACCCGttacaacaaaagaaaatatcaaCAAATACAGTGAGAGTAAGCACGAGTAAATTATAACAGTTTAGAATACACAAGTGATATTAGAATATACCACCG includes:
- the LOC106376206 gene encoding K(+) efflux antiporter 4; translation: MRRCKIGEFISVETMRFLAFLLICSFPLAFSAESDIGTDSVATREINGTAAESNATNAKPKEDSFADMIDRALEKEFPENDQNDVPDPGSFNNSVADQQAVLETVARVKPKKNETKTKEEKSFFNLDNENGVEDTPRLIDRKDNVFIMSNPKSKYPVLQLDLRLISDLVVVIVSATCGGIAFACAGQPVITGYLLAGSVIGPGGLSFVSEMVQVETVAQFGVIFLLFALGLEFSAAKLRVVRAVAIPGGLLQIFLFMCLSGITASLCGGKLTEGIFVGAFLSMSSTAVVLKFLMERNSISALHGQITVGTLILQDCAVGLLFALLPVLGGTSGVLQGMLSMAKSLAILIAFLAALFVLSRTWVPWFLKLMTSLSSQTNELYQLAAVAFCLLVAWCSDKLGLSLELGSFAAGVMISTTDLAQHTLEQVEPIRNFFAALFLASIGMLIHMHFLWNHVDILVAAVLLVIVIKTVVVAIVVKVFGYNNKTAVLVGMSLAQIGEFAFVLLSRASNLHLIESKLYLLLLGTTALSLVTTPFLFKLIPAVVHLGVLLRWFSPDSSTEIGFKGGLYRSESAKLISQMIQGSLHDS